CTTTCTCTCTactattcttgtttttttgtgtgtgcgtgcaACATTCATTCCATATTATATAACAGGTAAATAAAGGGttttatatcctttttttaaaaaaaattcccaactAGTGAAGTTTTTTATAATGAAGGGCTAGAATTGGTAAAGGAGACAAAAGTTTAAATGTCTTCATAATTGTAAGCAGTTACTAGATAAATGCATGTTTTGGTCTTTTACATGCTGTTTGTTAGAATTGTTCATCAACAATTAAGAAGTCTTACCTATTCCTAAATTTGAACATATATATTTGAGTGTCTCATGATCAGAGAACTGTAGGGATGGAAAGATATGGGAGACAGACTCTTTTTTCATTGACTTTACTGTCAGTAAATATCTTCATATTGCAAGGGTGGGCATGACTGTGGGAGGTGACCATCAGAGGAAGTTATCCCAGATAAAGGAAACCACGTGAAGGATGAAGAAGTTTGAGTATCAGGCCGTGGTCTTTATGCTTAATTTGATCTTAGCCGTGGTCTCGGAAATTAAATTTTATGGCTGTATATAGCATAAATTAGATGGTGTAGAATGTAAAATGGAAGAGATGGTTCCATAGAAAAATACAACAGGGCACAAGAGAGGCCCTAAGTTACCCAATCCAAAACTTACTCTTACAAATTTCACCTACTCCATGTTGTTTATAAAAGCACTTTATAAACTCAGTTAAATCCTTCCATATAATTTTacgaatcatttttaaaaattccatttaaatggATTCCCAGAAGCCCTGTGCCTTTGCCACACCACCCTCGGCCCCTCCTTCCCCAAGATGTTAGGTAGACTTTTGCAGGGGAAATGAACATGAGACACTGTAAAAACCCGATGGCTGATTTAAAGTGGAGGTCAGGGATGACTCTGGTTTCATGCTCTGTCTAGGGGAGTTACTAGCAAATAAGAAATACAAGGAAGGGTGATTTGGTGCACAACATGGCGCATTCAGTTTAGACACATGCTTAAGTTCAATGGTGTTGTCCAGCTGGCTGCAAGAAATGTGGGTTAGGAGCTAAGTGGGTTTAGTAATCCTCTCACAGAGATGAGAGTTAAAAAccatggaaatatattttagaatgttGTCAAAAGTGATACCTTTGTTGTTTTCTGCCCCTTGTTTCAGTTTCAAAACTCTGCTTCAGCAAGatgtgaaaaaaagaagaagctatGGAAACTCATCTGATTCCAGATATGATGATGGAAGAGGGTACAGCTTTTTAAATTGATAgttctttttatctctttgtatATCTTAATTAAATTAGATATTTTAGGTAGATAGAGTTAGATTTGTGGAAATTAAGAGTTTGAATCCTGTTTTAGAAAATTAATGCATTACTGTAAAAGTCAAATTGCCTCTGATTTGATAATAATCAGAGTTAATCTGACAAAACTAAAATATACATCAAATATCCCATGGGAAAAGTCTAAATTAGAGGATGAAAACTGATGGCCAACATTAAAAtctaaagatttctttttaacaCCTGGATTTCCAGTTGCTAATTAAAAACTTAGAAGACTGCCAGgcgccggtggctcacgcctgtaatcccagcactttgggaggtcagggcgggtagatcacgaggtcaagagatcgagaccatcctgaccaacatggtgaaaccccgtctctactgaaatacaaaaattagctgggtgtggtggtgtgcgcctgtagtcccagatactcaggaggctgatgcaggagaattgcttgaacccaggaggtggaggttgcagtgagctgaaattgtgccactgcactccagcctggagacagagtgggactccgtctctaaataaaaaaaaaagccttaaagaTCAAGATCAACTAGCACTGGGCTAGGCTTATGTTTTTACCTGGCAAAAAGCAGCTGGAGCTGGGTTTCACTGGGGCATTACTGGAGGTGCTGTTCAGTTCATCACAATCCTTTCTTGACTCAGTTCCTTGTGTGCATTATGTATCTGGTCcctttaagtgttttatttttgcctcctGACCTAAAATGgtagtttctattttaaattgtgttttaggATCATGCGggtgctgaaaaagaaaagggtCTAGTTGAGTGCTTTTAAAAGGAGACAAAGTTGTGTCTATCAAACAGTTGAtactaactttttgttttgttaggcCACCGGGAAACCCTCCCCGaagaatgggtagaatcaatcaTCTGCGTGGCCCTAGTCCTCCTCCAATGGCGGGTGGATGAGGAAGGTAACTTCAGATCTGAAATTCTTTTGTaggattttgttttgaaaatgctTCTGTAgtaatgttttctttaagaaGTTGCCCAACAGCTTATAATTACTCAgacattatttggaaatatatttgtTATCTTAACCCTTGAAAAATTCACTGGCCTTATTAtcaaaatgtcttttgagaaaggtTTTATAACATGTAATAGGTTGGGCTTTTCACACAGATCCAAATTAATAACCAGTAACTAATTATTGTAACATTTTCAGGTAAATGTCTGCTCTAAGAAGCAGACAACTGGACATGCACATTCACAGCAGAAGGAAACCATCAAGAAGTGGAAGGCCGACCATGCTGAGCAGTAGATGAATGTGTCTGTCTAAACAAGGactgctctgtgtcctcacagatGAATGAGGTCATGCTAGGAATTCCCTCTACAGGGAACTGGCCTGACTGACATGCAGTTCCATAAATGCAGATGTTTGTCTCATGACCTTTTTGTATAGTTTATTAAAGTATTAATATAgttttaataagtaaatatttttaggttGCAGAGTGGACTCCTCATCTTTATAttcaagaaaaaacaatctgaagaaaatgaataaaagccTGTGTATTTAGCACTGTTAGTGTCACCGTTTCAACTTCTGAAATACTGTTCATTGTtaactttttctcatttataaatcaCACTATTTATTTCAGTAGTATGCATATCATATCTGTGCTCTTGAATTAATctttatctttaatatatttgTCTCATCAATCTTTAATACATTGTGTCTGATTTGCTACCAAATATAATCATCAGGGTATTTATAAAGCCATAGCTAACAAAACTGAGCTACAAAATAGAAATTTACTAAATAGTCTTTAAAATCATGGACttcggcctggcgcggtggctcacgcctgtaatcccagcactttgggaggctgaggtgggcggatcaccagagttcaggagttcgagaccagcctgcaacatgacgaaacctaaaataacaaaaattagccaggtgtggtagtgtgcacctataatccctgctactcaggaggcagaggcaggagaatcgcttcaacccgggaggtggaggttgctgtgagcacgccactgtactcctgcctaggcgacagagtgagaccctatctcaaacaaaataaataaataaaatgggcttCCATGCTATCTTGCCAAATTTGCACTCTATAGTGTTGCTCAATATACTGCCTACTGGCTTTAAAATCCATCTGCATACTGATAACTTACATGCTTTGACTAGAGTGGAAGCTCTGAGACTAGGAATTTTGTTGTCTTTACCCCAGTCCTTTGAATAGTGACTACATGTAAGATAGTCATGTAGTACTTactggaaataaatatttattggaaaatgAATACAGATAACTCTACTTCTAGTGTTTAATAGGCTTTGAAACCAAGTGTTCAGGTGAAAGccttttttatattgatttatcAGCATTTATTCAACCCTGTTTGTCAGGAAATGGGATGTTGTGGCATAAGATACCAGTGTTCAGGATGAAGAAGCAATTACAATGCAGCTTTCAGGATAAGGATAACAGTTTGCTGGCCACTTCAATTAtgtgtcaggtttttttttgtttttttttgtttttttttgtttttgagacggagtctcgctctgtcgcccaggctggaatgcagtggccggatctcagctcactgcaagctccgcctcccgggttcatgccattctcctgccttagcctcccgagtagctgggactacaggcacccgccacctcgcccggtgagtttttttctatttttttagtagagatggggtttcactgtgttagccaggatggtctcaatctctgacctcgtgatccacccatctcggcctcccaaagtgctgggattacaggcttgagccaccgtgcccagccttttttttttttttttttttgagacagggtctcagtcttaTCCAGGCTGTTATACAGTGGctgctcaccgcagccttgaccgtttgaactcaagtgatctcccgctatggcctccctaaatgctgggattacacgtgtgagccacaatgcccagcctgtaaatttttacacattttaaattctgaCGAAGTGAgggatacatataatgtatacatatatgcaaagtgaggtaaatgtataatgacattttCATTATACAGACACATGTGAGGGTTCAGTAAAGTTTTGCAGCTTCCTAGATTGTATTGCCAGTGAATGGcagaggcattattaaacctccACTTTATAGTGGGGAGACCATGGCAGAGTCTCAGTAGGTGGTTGATTGTTGTTACTGATGGCTTTTCCTGAGCATGCGAACCATGGTCCTCTTCTGTCTCCTAGCACTGCTGCTGCAGGACTTGTTCCTCGGGTCTTATCCCGGAGTCCTGGCTGCATTTGACATTCAGGTGTTCTTTGCACTTCAGACAGTGTAAAACACAGGTTCTTGAGTACTTGTGCTTAACTCTTGTCTTTGCTACTCAATAGCTTATGATCTTGAGTGAGTTATGCCATTTTATCCCACTTcactcacctgtaaaatggattACATTTTTACCAAAGAGTTCTTTATTTAGTATTTAGTCATCACATGCTTATTGGGCACCTACCATGTACTGAAGATAACTGGCAAAGTCTCacggagcttacattctagtgtggAAGACAGTAAGTGAGCAAGCATGATAATTACAGACTAATGCTTCATGCTTCAAAAGGAATAGGATGGTGAGAGGATAACTGCAAAAGGCCTGACGTGACATTTGAGTTCAGACGTGACAATGAGACAGCTGAGGGAAGAGCATCCAAGGCAAAATGAACAGCAAGTGCAACAGCCCAATGACGGGAAGGGCTTGGCGTGTCTGAGAATGATAAAACAAGTGTAGCTGGAAATGCCAAGGAATGGGGAGAGTGGTGTGAGGTGAAATTAGAAACACAGCAATAACTAGATATGGTCTTTAGGTGGTGGTTTGTTTAGATTCTGTTCCTTGAGCAAAGGGAAACCATTAGAGTTTAAAGCATGAGTGACATCTAATTTTTGAGATAAGTCTTAGTGGAGTGCTGGGTACACAGTATtaactacatattttaaaacaacatgtGGGCAACTATATAAGAACAGATATAGGGGGACAGGACAAGGAATTCGAGTTAAGAGGCTGATGTTGTCATCCAGGTGAGATGAAAGTGGCTTGGGCTAGGTAGTGGCACGGGCATGGAGAAGTGGATGAATTCAAGATCTATTTTAGAGACTGCAGGATTTACTGATGGATTGGATGTAGAAGCTGTTGACAAGTGAAGAATCAAAATGACATTTACTGAGATGGTGAAAGTGAGAGGGGAGGGAATCAAGAGTTACATTTTGAACCTATTTAAGTTTGCAGTGCCTTGTAGGCAATCCAGATGGAGAGACCAAGTAGGCACTGGTTATCAATCCGAATCTCTGTGAGAGGTTCAgcctggatatatatatatttgggagtCGTATTCATTGTTAAAGCCAGGAAACTGGATAGTCACCCAAGGAGTGTGTCTGGAAAAGACCTAACCCCAACATTAGAGGCTGGACTGAACATGAGGACATATGAGAAAAATTAAGAGTACATACAGTATCTGGGAATCTAGGAGAAGAGACGTCTGTGAGGACGAAATAAGTTGCGGGTTATCAGCCGACCCCCACTAGGCGCTCAAAAAGCTACGTGTACTATGTTGCTCGCACCCTACACCGACAGGACTAATCACAGAAACACTCCACCCAGTCAATCCACAAGGacaccccgcccccagccccagcgCCGGGCAGCCCCGCCCTCGCCTTTCCGGAGCCCTCTGGGACGACTCCGCGGCGGCCATCTTGACTGTGGGCACCCGGCCGTGCGCCTGCGCGGTGGGCCTTCCGTCCCGGCAGTCGTGGCTGCGGAGCTGAAGCGAGAGGTTGGTGGGTGTTGGCGGCCACGATGACCCAGGCTGAGAAGGGTGACGGGGAGAACGGGAAGGAGAAGGgcggagagaaagagaaggagcagCGGGGCGTGAAGCGGCCCATCGTGCCTGCGCTGGTGCCGGAGTCGCTGCAGGAGGTGCGGCTCGGGACCGGTCTGGGTTAGAACCCTTTACCCTTGCTTGGGTCCTCCGCTGCCGGGCAGGGGGCGGGAGGCGGCTGGAGGCTTCGAGTCCTCCCTGCAGGCCCCAGCCCCTGGTGGGGAGTGCGGAAGTGGTCTTTCCTTTCCGGGTCGTGGCGCGCCGGGACGCGGAGGGCTAGGAGGCGCGGAGCGCCAGGAGCCAGGCGGAGCCCCCGCAGGGACACCGCTCCGTCCCCCCGCACGCCCTACCGGCTGGCTGTGTGCCCTGCGACCCGGGctatggcctcagcctcccgaccaTAAAACGACCACGGTGATACCAGCCGCCTCGCAGGTTGCCGTGAGGGTTAAATGGTGGCAGATGGAGTTTAGCACCAGGCTGGCTCACTGGGAGCGTCAGCCTGTACTTGTTAAGAGATAGTTCGGGGTCCAGGCTTTTTCCTTTGTTAAGAAATCTCAGATAATGGAAGTCATTTCAAGCAAGGAAATGGTGGACATTTGTCTAAATATATATTAAGAGCTTGTGTATCAAAAACAACACGATTAGACCAAACTAAACTAACCAGAAAAAATTATTTGCCGTAGCATGCCTGGCAAAGGACTTTAGACGTATGCACGCACACAAAACCTTACTAatcagtaactaaaacagcattcACGTAGGAAAACGGGCACAGGCAGTGTACAATTCACATAAGTGCTCACATAGGGCAGCTACTAGTTAGCTATCACTACtatgacagtgcctggcacacggcAAGCCCAGAGTGGCCATTACTGTTGGACAGGCCTGGTTTCTCCATCCAGCTAGTTGAGAAGGCCGACTGGATGGTCTGTAAGGGCCTTGCCAGGTGCTTCCCTCTAGGATTCTCCTACTCTGGGTGGGGGTGATTAGGAGGGGAGAGCTCACACTTGGAGATAGGACAGCAGGTATCAGAGCATGGCATGGAATGGGCTTGTGCAGAGGGCAGTATTGGGCACTCAAGCAAGTACCTCCTCCATCCCCGACAGGGAGGGTTTCTTCAAAGGAGGTGAGGTGACATCTGTTTAGAGTCCTGAAGGTGATTAGGAGCTAaccagagggaggagggaatcTCAGGAAAGAAGAACAGTGTGGAAGAGACTTGTGCCAACAGAGGATGTGAAGTGTTGGAGGCCCAGCGGTAGATTAGGGTGTCTGGAGTTAAGGAAGGGGACTGGAGATCATAGCGGGGGCCATATCATGAGGGTCATGTAAGCCACAGAGTCTGACTTCTTGTGAAGGCAGTGGATCACGTTGAAAGGCTTTACTATAGTAAAAGTCAACATTCCTCGAATGCTTCCGGTGGCCCAGCTCTGAGTTACATgtataactcatttaatcctcacagtaactgGTGAACTGTGGGAACTTCATTCAGAGCAAGGAAGTGGCAGTCTGAATTTGCAGACAGATCTGTGAATTCAGAGCCTGGGCCTGGATTCTATAGCAATGTTTCTTCAGTCACATAAATGCTCAGGAACTGTATGTTAATTTGTCgtggataatttttgtttcattcatttaaacaaatatttgtcaagctATGTACTATGACTCACGTCAAGGGAACATAATAAGTTTGTGTTTAGGTAGAGAGCAGTAATTGGATACTTCTCAAAGAACTCTCTTTACTGAATTATTTTGATACCTTTGAGTCAGCTTCTTAGTTTAGCTTGTTATgtgtatgttgtttaattttgttaCCGGCATATTATTTACGAAGGTCACACATCTATGTTTTATATCTGCAGCAAATCCAGAGCAACTTCATCATTGTCATACATCCAGGTTCAACAACTTTAAGGATTGGTCGAGCCACAGACACTCTTCCTGCCAGCATTCCTCATGTCATTGCGCGAAGACACAAACAACAAGGGCAACCCCTATACAAGGACAGTTGGCTTCTAAGGGAGGGACTAAATGTAAGTCAAAAATGACCTGGAGAGAAAGCCTAAGGCTGTTTCCCTGGGAGGACGTAGACACTTAAGTACATCAGAATCTTAAAGAAATGTCTTCATAGCTttgctgtgttttaaaataataatgtcacTCATTTTTCATCAGAGCTAGTGACTTGAGATATAAAGAATTAGTTACAACAAAAGTAAGTCTTTCAGGGTGAATTGAGTGTTGATGAAGGTGTTCTATAATGGAAGACACAGAGTCATCACTCACTTAAAG
This window of the Theropithecus gelada isolate Dixy chromosome 2, Tgel_1.0, whole genome shotgun sequence genome carries:
- the SELENOK gene encoding selenoprotein K isoform X2, producing MVYISNGQVLDSRSQSPWRLSLITDFFWGIAEFVVLFFKTLLQQDVKKRRSYGNSSDSRYDDGRGPPGNPPRRMGRINHLRGPSPPPMAGG
- the SELENOK gene encoding selenoprotein K isoform X1, which codes for MVYISNGQVLDSRSQSPWRLSLITDFFWGIAEFVVLFFKTLLQQDVKKRRSYGNSSDSRYDDGRGPPGNPPRRMGRINHLRGPSPPPMAGGUGR